Proteins encoded within one genomic window of Lysinibacillus sphaericus:
- a CDS encoding ATP-binding protein, with the protein MIHNLAGALEKEFGARAIAIARTVSQLTDVQKNVGTKEGFEVIQPIAERIRLTTDVDYIVIIDMKRIRYSHPSESKLGTVFEGGDEIEAFSQHEYISKAHGVLGYSIRAFVPIMNEEGTKQVGVITVGLLAPKWYNLLDQYQFDILVSLFWGLVIGLGGSVWVANHLKRQTLNLEPYEIARLVEERSGIIQAMDIGILATDESGNVTFINRLARQYTHFFGHKVSRKALFKNTWLAEDTIQQHEIYRPLLMFDQMYLVRTFPIRIMEQNAGYLIMLTDRKEANMLAEELTGIKMLVDSLRAQQHEYMNRLHSIAGLIQLERNDDALSLIIDEITDEEEIIQSLHDKFQDYSIQGLLLGKYSRAKELGVELTIDEDSNLVDFMSGLSCGDIITIIGNLLDNAMEACFECLHKDVHLTIIGDKHFLIIEVQDSGKGIEGIPQRIFEYGFSTKQKDGHGIGLALVKQIVESNKGTIQVESTVHVGTTITINIGVMDEQ; encoded by the coding sequence ATGATTCATAATCTAGCTGGCGCTTTGGAAAAAGAATTTGGTGCCCGTGCAATAGCTATAGCACGAACGGTTTCGCAACTGACAGACGTACAAAAAAATGTAGGCACAAAAGAGGGGTTTGAAGTTATTCAACCCATTGCGGAACGTATCCGATTAACAACGGATGTTGATTACATTGTGATCATTGATATGAAACGTATTCGATACTCCCATCCATCTGAAAGTAAGCTAGGTACCGTTTTTGAAGGTGGCGATGAAATAGAAGCTTTTTCACAGCATGAGTACATATCAAAGGCGCATGGTGTCCTTGGCTATTCCATACGAGCATTCGTACCAATAATGAATGAGGAAGGTACAAAACAAGTTGGCGTTATTACTGTTGGGCTACTGGCACCAAAATGGTACAACCTTTTAGACCAATATCAATTTGATATTTTAGTCTCTCTTTTTTGGGGGCTCGTAATTGGTTTAGGTGGGTCTGTATGGGTTGCTAACCATTTAAAACGCCAAACATTGAATTTGGAACCTTATGAAATCGCTCGGCTAGTAGAAGAACGCTCAGGCATTATTCAAGCGATGGATATTGGTATTTTGGCGACTGACGAAAGCGGGAATGTAACATTTATTAACCGATTAGCTAGGCAATATACGCATTTCTTTGGGCATAAAGTTTCCAGAAAAGCATTATTTAAAAACACTTGGCTGGCAGAGGATACTATTCAACAGCACGAAATCTATCGACCACTGTTAATGTTCGACCAAATGTATTTAGTTCGAACATTTCCAATTCGGATTATGGAGCAAAATGCCGGATATCTCATCATGTTAACCGACCGCAAAGAAGCAAATATGCTTGCCGAAGAATTAACGGGTATTAAAATGCTTGTCGATTCTTTGCGTGCACAGCAACACGAATATATGAACCGTCTCCATAGTATTGCAGGGCTTATCCAATTGGAACGAAATGATGATGCATTAAGCCTCATTATCGATGAAATTACAGATGAAGAGGAAATCATTCAAAGCTTGCATGATAAATTTCAAGACTATTCAATTCAAGGCTTATTGCTTGGCAAATACTCACGTGCTAAGGAACTAGGCGTTGAACTAACAATTGATGAAGATTCCAACCTTGTAGATTTTATGAGTGGTTTATCGTGTGGTGACATTATTACCATTATCGGCAACTTACTGGACAATGCAATGGAAGCTTGCTTCGAATGTCTACATAAAGATGTTCACTTAACGATTATTGGGGATAAGCACTTTTTAATTATAGAAGTGCAGGACAGTGGGAAAGGAATAGAAGGCATACCACAGCGTATTTTTGAATACGGATTTAGTACGAAACAAAAAGATGGACACGGTATTGGACTTGCACTTGTCAAACAAATTGTCGAATCCAATAAGGGGACGATTCAAGTAGAATCCACTGTTCATGTTGGTACAACAATTACAATTAATATAGGGGTGATGGACGAACAATGA
- a CDS encoding L-lactate MFS transporter: MNKNRWLIALSAIAIHLSIGGAYAYSVYKLPIVTEMGWSETKVTIAFTIMMGLAGFSAALFGSLVEKMGPRKSAMVAAVLFGAGQAGAGVAISMDSVTLYWLTYGLLSGLGMGIGYIAPVSTLVKWFPDRRGLATGMAVLGFGSGALITAPVAANLMEAVGISTTYFILGASYFTLMILGASYIAPPKPGFMPANMKAAAEKGKDVVKKDLAVMSAREAVKTKHFWMLWSMHLVNVTAGIMMISVASPMAQEIVGLSVAGAAAMVGVMGLFNGGGRLIWAAVSDYIGRSNVFVIFFTAQLITFIVLPHTTNVIIFQALIFLVVSCYGGGFSNLPAFASDLFGTKQLGVIHGYLLTTWSLGGVFGPLLVSAIKNAYDSYIPVFYVFAGLIAISLIISLTLRADVRKQTALKTAEQKVGDVSATR, from the coding sequence ATGAATAAAAATAGATGGTTAATTGCATTATCTGCAATCGCTATTCACCTTTCCATTGGTGGAGCCTACGCATACAGTGTATACAAGCTGCCGATTGTCACAGAAATGGGATGGAGTGAAACGAAGGTTACGATAGCCTTTACAATAATGATGGGGCTTGCTGGTTTTTCAGCAGCGCTATTTGGTAGTTTAGTAGAAAAAATGGGTCCGCGTAAATCGGCTATGGTAGCAGCAGTGCTGTTTGGAGCAGGACAAGCTGGTGCAGGTGTGGCAATCTCTATGGATTCTGTCACTTTATACTGGTTAACTTACGGCTTACTTAGTGGTTTAGGTATGGGAATTGGTTATATCGCACCTGTTTCTACATTAGTAAAATGGTTCCCAGACCGTCGCGGTTTAGCTACAGGTATGGCTGTATTAGGATTTGGATCGGGAGCATTAATTACTGCACCGGTAGCAGCAAACTTAATGGAAGCAGTCGGAATTTCTACAACTTACTTTATTTTAGGGGCAAGTTACTTCACGTTAATGATTTTAGGGGCTTCTTATATAGCGCCGCCAAAACCAGGTTTTATGCCTGCGAATATGAAAGCGGCAGCAGAAAAAGGCAAGGATGTAGTGAAAAAAGATTTAGCAGTAATGTCAGCTCGTGAAGCTGTGAAAACAAAGCATTTCTGGATGTTATGGTCCATGCATTTAGTCAATGTAACTGCGGGTATTATGATGATTTCTGTTGCATCTCCGATGGCGCAGGAAATTGTAGGTTTATCAGTTGCAGGTGCTGCAGCAATGGTAGGCGTTATGGGATTATTCAATGGTGGTGGTCGCTTAATTTGGGCTGCTGTGTCGGATTATATTGGTCGTTCAAACGTCTTTGTAATATTCTTTACAGCACAACTTATTACATTTATCGTATTGCCACATACGACAAACGTTATTATTTTCCAAGCACTTATTTTCTTAGTAGTTAGTTGTTATGGTGGCGGTTTCTCAAACTTACCTGCATTCGCAAGTGATCTATTTGGTACGAAGCAACTTGGTGTTATCCACGGTTATTTACTAACAACTTGGTCTTTAGGTGGCGTTTTTGGTCCACTTCTAGTGAGCGCTATTAAAAATGCTTATGATAGTTACATTCCTGTATTCTATGTATTTGCAGGTTTAATTGCCATTTCCTTAATTATTTCATTAACGCTACGTGCAGATGTGCGTAAACAAACTGCGTTAAAAACAGCAGAGCAAAAGGTTGGAGACGTCTCCGCTACACGATAA
- a CDS encoding AIM24 family protein codes for MGKYSLNEFIKKTQQDDYENEYFELETERVLEVNLDGEVWSKMGAMISYIGDIKFERERVLEHGLSKMFKKALTGEGTQLMKAKGKGRLYLADQGKKVTIFDLKDESICVNGNDLLAFEPSINWDIQLMRKMAGIMSGGLFNVTLQGSGKVAITTHFEPLTLLVKPGETVYTDPHATVAWSGNLTPEFKTDISFRTFIGRGSGESIQMAFSGEGFVIIQPYEEVYLSNES; via the coding sequence ATGGGAAAGTATTCATTAAATGAATTCATTAAGAAAACGCAACAAGATGATTATGAGAACGAATATTTTGAGTTAGAAACAGAGCGTGTATTAGAGGTTAATTTAGATGGTGAAGTCTGGTCAAAAATGGGGGCTATGATTTCATACATAGGCGACATTAAGTTTGAGCGGGAACGTGTTTTAGAGCATGGCCTTTCCAAAATGTTTAAAAAAGCATTAACAGGCGAAGGGACGCAACTTATGAAAGCAAAAGGAAAAGGGCGTCTTTATTTAGCTGATCAAGGGAAAAAAGTGACTATTTTTGATTTAAAGGATGAAAGTATTTGTGTCAACGGGAATGACTTGCTGGCATTTGAACCAAGTATTAATTGGGACATTCAATTAATGCGTAAAATGGCTGGTATTATGTCTGGCGGACTGTTTAATGTAACGCTACAAGGAAGCGGTAAAGTAGCTATTACAACACATTTTGAGCCGTTGACGTTATTGGTGAAGCCTGGTGAAACGGTTTATACAGATCCTCATGCTACAGTTGCATGGTCAGGTAATTTAACACCTGAATTTAAAACAGACATTAGCTTCCGTACATTTATTGGACGTGGCAGCGGTGAATCGATTCAAATGGCTTTCTCCGGCGAAGGGTTTGTCATTATCCAACCGTATGAAGAGGTTTATTTGTCTAACGAAAGTTAA
- a CDS encoding NAD(P)/FAD-dependent oxidoreductase, which produces MYDVIVIGGGPSGLMAAIAAGERKKKVLLLEKGTKLGKKLAISGGGRCNVTNRLPVEEIVKHIPGNGRFLYSPFTVYNNEDIIAFFEGLGVALKEEDHGRMFPMSNRAQDVVDALIRQLQRLHVEVRLNTPVNKLLMDDEKILGVRLEDGTEVRCKAVIVAVGGKAVPQTGSTGDGYPWAERAGHNVTTLFPTEVPVLSKEEFIQTRELQGLALRDVAVSVLNKKGKPLITHQMDMLFTHFGLSGPAVLRCSQFVVKELMKTGYEPVTMRIQTLVDFNEETCLQYLNKLIKEEPKKAVKNVWKGVAPERWLLFLCDRANIDVQMTGIELSQEKIRALAQLLVNFTMTVSGTQSLDKAFVTGGGVSVKEIEPKTMASKKKAGLFFCGEILDIHGYTGGYNITSALVTGRIAGMNAAFE; this is translated from the coding sequence ATGTATGATGTAATCGTTATCGGTGGTGGCCCCTCTGGATTAATGGCCGCCATCGCAGCTGGAGAACGAAAAAAGAAAGTTTTACTTCTCGAAAAAGGGACAAAGCTTGGGAAAAAGCTTGCAATCTCTGGTGGTGGTCGATGTAACGTAACAAACAGACTACCTGTTGAAGAAATTGTTAAACATATTCCTGGCAACGGTCGTTTTTTATATAGCCCCTTTACTGTTTACAACAATGAGGATATTATTGCCTTTTTCGAAGGTCTAGGTGTTGCATTAAAAGAAGAAGACCATGGTCGTATGTTCCCTATGTCCAACCGAGCGCAAGATGTAGTCGATGCATTAATTCGTCAATTGCAACGACTACATGTTGAAGTAAGGTTAAATACACCCGTTAACAAGTTATTGATGGATGATGAAAAGATTCTTGGTGTGCGCTTAGAAGATGGAACAGAAGTACGCTGTAAGGCTGTTATTGTAGCAGTTGGAGGCAAGGCAGTGCCACAAACAGGTTCAACAGGTGATGGCTACCCTTGGGCCGAGCGTGCTGGACATAATGTGACAACACTCTTTCCAACAGAAGTGCCCGTTTTATCAAAAGAGGAGTTTATTCAAACGAGAGAGCTACAAGGACTAGCATTACGAGATGTCGCGGTATCCGTTCTCAATAAAAAAGGTAAACCACTAATAACACATCAAATGGACATGCTCTTTACGCATTTCGGATTAAGCGGCCCTGCTGTATTACGCTGTAGTCAGTTTGTCGTCAAGGAGTTAATGAAAACGGGTTATGAACCTGTCACAATGCGTATCCAAACGCTTGTAGATTTCAATGAGGAAACATGTCTGCAATATTTAAATAAGCTTATAAAAGAAGAACCGAAAAAAGCAGTGAAAAATGTTTGGAAAGGCGTCGCACCAGAACGCTGGCTGCTATTTTTATGTGACCGTGCAAATATTGATGTTCAAATGACTGGCATTGAATTATCGCAAGAAAAAATTCGCGCGCTAGCACAATTACTAGTCAATTTCACAATGACGGTTAGCGGTACGCAATCACTCGACAAAGCATTCGTTACAGGTGGAGGCGTTTCTGTGAAAGAAATCGAACCAAAAACGATGGCGTCTAAGAAAAAGGCTGGTTTGTTTTTCTGCGGAGAAATATTAGATATTCATGGTTACACAGGTGGCTATAATATTACGTCTGCACTTGTGACAGGACGAATTGCAGGAATGAACGCCGCATTCGAATGA
- the asnB gene encoding asparagine synthase (glutamine-hydrolyzing) produces the protein MCGFIGYINGTNVIDHHQTIENMMNTIIHRGPDSGGIHSDDKVTLGFRRLSIIDLSDVANQPLYSPDGNIVLVFNGEIYNFQELRKDLQEKGHTFKTKSDSEVLIFGYLQYGVEFVKQLRGMFAFCIWDKKNDLQFIARDGFGIKPLYYTENTTDGTFIFGSEIKSFLPHPAFIKELNKNALRPYLTFQYSSMDETFFKGVFKLPPAHYMVIKNGQKQIVQYWDKKFHAKEAPIEKYVEDIRSTVKESVDAHQISDVKVGSFLSGGIDSSYITSLLRPDKSFSVGFSDYEDMFNETNLAKDLSDTLNIQNERKYITADECFEALPKIQWHMDEPQSNPSSVPLYFLSELAAKDVTVVLSGEGADEIFGGYSWYQNSGRMKKYEKVPFGLRKALRGIAEALPKNQYTHFLVKGGQTVEERFIGEAVVWDEDDALNVLKPAYKNGPSVQTITKRIYDEVPGDDDVTKMQYLDLNLWMPGDILLKADKMSMAHSIELRVPFLDKEVMELAKNIPSRYRVNDIDTKYVLRQAAHQELPEEWAKRPKLGFPVPIRHWLREEKYYNMVKDMFTTDFANEFFDTKQLVGYLDEHYEGKANRGRYIWTAYVFLVWYKQFFVDM, from the coding sequence ATGTGCGGATTTATTGGCTATATTAATGGAACAAATGTGATTGATCATCACCAAACAATTGAAAATATGATGAATACAATTATTCACCGTGGGCCAGATAGTGGTGGTATTCATAGTGACGATAAAGTAACGTTAGGTTTCCGTCGTTTAAGCATTATTGACTTATCAGACGTGGCAAATCAACCTCTTTATAGCCCAGATGGCAACATTGTGCTTGTTTTCAATGGGGAGATATATAATTTCCAAGAGTTGCGTAAGGACCTACAAGAAAAGGGTCATACATTTAAAACGAAATCGGATAGTGAAGTGTTAATTTTCGGCTATCTGCAGTATGGTGTAGAATTTGTCAAACAGCTTCGCGGTATGTTCGCATTCTGTATTTGGGACAAAAAGAATGATTTACAATTTATCGCGCGTGATGGCTTTGGTATTAAGCCTTTGTACTACACTGAAAACACAACGGATGGAACATTTATTTTTGGGTCAGAAATTAAATCTTTCTTGCCTCATCCAGCATTCATTAAAGAATTAAACAAAAATGCATTACGTCCTTATTTAACGTTCCAATATTCTTCAATGGACGAAACATTCTTTAAAGGTGTATTTAAATTACCACCAGCGCACTATATGGTCATTAAAAATGGACAAAAACAAATTGTCCAATATTGGGATAAAAAATTCCATGCGAAAGAAGCGCCGATTGAAAAATATGTGGAAGATATTCGTTCAACAGTAAAAGAGTCAGTAGATGCCCACCAAATTAGTGATGTAAAGGTTGGTTCTTTCCTGTCTGGCGGTATTGATTCTAGTTATATTACATCATTGCTACGTCCTGATAAATCATTCTCTGTTGGTTTTTCTGACTATGAAGATATGTTCAATGAGACAAACTTAGCAAAGGATTTATCGGATACATTAAATATTCAAAACGAGCGTAAATATATTACAGCGGATGAGTGTTTTGAAGCTTTGCCGAAAATTCAATGGCATATGGATGAGCCGCAGTCGAACCCATCTTCTGTACCGCTTTACTTCCTATCGGAGCTAGCGGCGAAGGATGTAACAGTAGTACTTTCTGGTGAAGGTGCGGATGAGATTTTTGGAGGCTATTCGTGGTACCAAAACTCTGGTCGAATGAAAAAATACGAGAAAGTACCATTTGGTCTACGTAAAGCATTACGAGGTATAGCAGAAGCATTACCTAAAAACCAATATACGCATTTCTTAGTAAAAGGCGGGCAAACGGTAGAGGAACGCTTTATTGGTGAAGCGGTTGTATGGGATGAAGATGACGCATTAAATGTCTTAAAACCAGCATACAAAAACGGACCATCTGTTCAAACAATTACGAAACGTATTTATGATGAAGTACCTGGTGATGATGATGTTACGAAAATGCAGTATTTAGATTTGAATTTATGGATGCCTGGAGATATTTTGTTAAAGGCAGATAAAATGAGTATGGCGCACTCTATCGAATTACGTGTACCATTTTTAGACAAAGAAGTAATGGAGCTAGCTAAAAATATTCCATCAAGATATCGTGTCAATGATATTGATACGAAATATGTCCTTCGTCAAGCGGCACATCAGGAATTACCAGAAGAGTGGGCAAAGCGTCCGAAGCTTGGCTTCCCAGTGCCAATTCGCCACTGGTTGCGTGAAGAAAAGTACTACAATATGGTGAAGGACATGTTTACAACTGACTTTGCCAACGAATTTTTCGATACGAAGCAACTAGTTGGTTATTTAGATGAACATTATGAAGGCAAAGCTAATCGTGGTCGCTATATTTGGACAGCGTATGTGTTCTTAGTATGGTATAAACAATTCTTTGTTGATATGTAA
- a CDS encoding putative polysaccharide biosynthesis protein: MSNLMKGTAILTLGMFLSKVLGLIYIFPFYAIVGQENIALYQYAYIPYSIMLAIAISGAPIAVSKFVSKYNALGDYQSGRKLMKSGILIMMITGIVSFAALFILATPIGELVIKSDEQKFTVEQIASVIRWVSFALIVVPFMSLWRGFFQGYDKMEPTAVSQLVEQIVRIVVLLGGSFLVVVVFKGKPETAVSFAVFAAFIGAIGGLMVLYYYWKKYQPEFNLLRSQSITSTQLPMSDIYKEVITYSIPMVFVGVANPLFQLVDMLTFNGAMSSIGLAKVTDEYLSMINFTTHKVVIIPVMLATSFSMALVPTITKYFTQGEYLSLRHAMDKTYQILIFITLPAVVGISLLANEIYFMLYSESEMGATILAHYAPVAILFALFQVTAALLQGIDFQKWIVFSLLSGILVKLALNITFIRWLEADGAILATAIGYSVSIIINLLVLRKTLNYKSEMVIRRVMLISLLTAAMAVSVLIVHKLLELVMGPVDGKFSALVYSVICAAVGAAVYGYLSLRLGLAQKLLGERITRITSKLGFK; the protein is encoded by the coding sequence ATGTCCAATTTAATGAAAGGTACTGCGATATTAACATTAGGGATGTTTTTATCTAAGGTGCTTGGATTAATTTATATTTTTCCCTTTTATGCGATTGTTGGGCAGGAAAATATTGCGCTGTATCAATATGCATATATTCCTTACTCAATCATGCTCGCAATAGCCATTTCAGGTGCACCGATTGCTGTATCGAAATTTGTTTCTAAATATAATGCATTAGGAGACTATCAATCAGGACGCAAGCTGATGAAGTCGGGCATCCTTATTATGATGATAACGGGTATAGTGTCCTTTGCTGCTCTTTTTATATTGGCAACACCGATTGGTGAACTTGTTATTAAAAGCGATGAACAGAAATTTACTGTCGAGCAAATTGCTTCTGTAATTCGTTGGGTAAGCTTTGCGCTTATTGTTGTCCCATTTATGAGTTTATGGCGTGGCTTTTTTCAAGGCTATGACAAAATGGAACCAACAGCAGTTTCGCAGTTGGTGGAACAAATTGTCCGAATTGTTGTTTTATTAGGTGGTTCTTTCTTAGTGGTTGTTGTTTTTAAGGGTAAACCTGAAACAGCAGTGTCCTTTGCGGTATTTGCAGCATTTATCGGGGCAATTGGTGGTTTAATGGTGCTCTATTACTACTGGAAAAAATATCAACCAGAATTTAATTTATTACGTAGTCAAAGTATTACGTCTACCCAGCTACCAATGTCGGATATTTATAAAGAAGTGATAACGTATTCCATTCCGATGGTATTTGTAGGGGTGGCTAATCCATTATTTCAATTAGTGGATATGTTAACATTTAATGGCGCTATGAGTTCCATTGGTTTAGCCAAAGTAACAGATGAATATTTATCGATGATTAACTTTACAACACATAAAGTAGTCATTATTCCAGTTATGTTAGCAACAAGTTTTTCAATGGCGTTAGTACCAACGATAACAAAATATTTTACACAAGGTGAGTATTTATCGTTACGTCATGCGATGGATAAAACGTATCAAATTTTAATTTTCATTACATTACCAGCAGTTGTGGGCATTTCATTATTAGCGAATGAAATTTACTTTATGCTTTACTCTGAAAGCGAAATGGGTGCAACGATTTTAGCTCATTATGCACCAGTGGCAATTTTATTTGCGTTGTTCCAAGTTACTGCCGCGCTGCTACAAGGTATTGACTTCCAAAAGTGGATTGTCTTCAGTCTACTATCAGGTATTTTAGTAAAGCTAGCCCTTAACATAACGTTTATTCGTTGGCTAGAAGCGGACGGAGCTATTTTAGCAACAGCGATTGGTTATAGTGTATCAATTATTATTAATTTGCTAGTGCTTCGAAAAACGCTTAATTATAAATCAGAAATGGTTATACGTCGTGTTATGCTTATTTCACTTTTAACAGCTGCAATGGCTGTCAGCGTTTTAATCGTTCACAAGCTATTAGAACTTGTAATGGGTCCAGTGGATGGTAAATTCTCGGCGCTTGTCTATTCTGTTATTTGTGCAGCAGTGGGTGCTGCTGTTTATGGCTATTTGTCGTTACGCTTAGGTTTAGCACAAAAACTACTTGGTGAGCGCATAACACGAATTACAAGTAAATTAGGGTTTAAATAG
- a CDS encoding pseudouridine synthase: MRLDKLLANMGYGSRKEVKQLLKQKAVSVDGTYVKDAAMHVDPEQQSVVVFGERVVYTEFVYYMMNKPPGVISATEDLRDETVIDLLDPLHQHFQPFPVGRLDKDTEGLLLLTNDGVLAHNLLSPKKHVPKVYYAKIEGIVTQDDGEQFARGVELDDGYVTKPGKLVILKSAPQSEIELTIQEGKFHQVKRMFEAVGKRVIYLKRLSMGSLQLDESLALGEYRELTPEELAGLQNRE; encoded by the coding sequence ATGCGTTTAGATAAATTATTAGCCAATATGGGCTATGGCTCACGAAAGGAAGTTAAGCAACTCCTAAAACAAAAGGCCGTTTCTGTTGATGGCACGTATGTAAAAGATGCGGCAATGCATGTTGATCCAGAACAGCAAAGTGTTGTCGTATTCGGTGAACGTGTTGTATATACAGAGTTTGTGTATTACATGATGAATAAGCCACCAGGTGTTATTTCTGCCACAGAAGATTTACGAGATGAAACTGTCATTGACTTATTAGACCCACTACATCAACATTTTCAACCATTCCCAGTCGGTCGTTTAGATAAAGATACAGAGGGCTTGTTACTATTAACGAATGATGGTGTTTTGGCCCATAACTTACTTTCTCCAAAGAAGCATGTACCTAAGGTGTACTATGCTAAAATAGAGGGGATTGTTACGCAAGATGATGGAGAACAATTTGCGCGTGGTGTCGAACTAGATGATGGCTACGTAACAAAGCCAGGCAAGCTTGTTATTCTGAAATCTGCTCCGCAATCAGAAATTGAATTGACGATTCAAGAAGGTAAATTCCATCAGGTAAAACGGATGTTTGAAGCAGTAGGTAAACGTGTCATCTACTTAAAACGCCTTTCTATGGGGAGCTTACAACTTGATGAAAGCTTAGCATTAGGTGAATATCGCGAGTTAACGCCAGAAGAATTAGCAGGCTTACAAAATAGAGAGTAA